The bacterium genome includes the window ACCAAAAAACAATTTTAATTTTTTCTGTTTTTATGTTTCTTTCTGCAGCAGGAATTGTTGTATGGATTTTTCTTGACAACGGATTTGTTGTTGATTCTGTATGCCGGGTTGTTTTTGCACAGTACAGTAATCCCATGCCAAAATATCTGTATTATTCAGGATTTTACTGGATCGGGCTTTTCAGTATGATGCTTTTATCTGCAATGGGAATGGGAAAGGTAAACAAAAATCCTGATAAAAAGCAGCTAAAACTACTGCTTTTGGGCAGTATTTTATTTATTGTTCTTTCTTTGATAACTGTTTTAATTTTTTCCGGAATGCAGGGCACTCTAGCTTCTGTAATGTGCCATTTTGCACTGTTTTTTGCAATTTTTATAACGAGATTAATTTATCTTGAACGTAAATTTTATAATAATCAAGTTGCATCGTAAAAAATAATAAGATAGTCAGCAAATTATCAGGATAAATTTACTGCTTGAAATTTATTGTAATTATTATTACCATTTGATTAATGCAAACGATTGTTGTAATTATTAAATAAATAATAAATCTTAACAGGAGGGCGAAAATATGAATGGTAAGTGGGTAAAAGTAACTGTTTTTATAATGTTTATCTCTATAAACATTTTTGCTCAGAAATTTGATAATATTGCATTAACACCTCCAATGGGGTGGAACAGCTGGAACAAATTCGGCCCGAATATTAATGAAAAACTGGTAAAGGAAATTGCTGATGCTATGGTTTCTAGCGGGATGAAGGATGCAGGATACCAGTACATTGTTATTGACGATGGCTGGCAGTCAGGAAGAGATGAAAACGGTAATATTATTGTGAATGCTGAAAAATTTCCCAATGGAATAAAACCAGTGGTTGATTATGTACATTCAAAAGGATTGAAATTCGGTATATATTCTGATGCAGGGAGAAAAACCTGTCAGGGACTGCCGGGCAGCAGAGGATATGAATATCAGGATGCCCGTACTTATGCAAAATGGGAAGTGGATTACCTGAAATATGACTGGTGTTCTCATGGGAAGCAGAATTCTGAAGCTTCTTACAAATTGATGAGAGACGCTCTTTATAAGGCTGGAAGGCCCATTGTGTTCAGTATTTGTGAATGGGGCACAACAAAGCCGTGGCTTTGGGCAGGAGATATAGGCCATCTGTGGCGGACAACAGAAGATATTCAGGACTGCTGGGATTGTGTAAATGATTGGGGAGGACTGGGCTGGGTTCTGATTCTTGATAA containing:
- a CDS encoding glycoside hydrolase family 27 protein, which produces MNGKWVKVTVFIMFISINIFAQKFDNIALTPPMGWNSWNKFGPNINEKLVKEIADAMVSSGMKDAGYQYIVIDDGWQSGRDENGNIIVNAEKFPNGIKPVVDYVHSKGLKFGIYSDAGRKTCQGLPGSRGYEYQDARTYAKWEVDYLKYDWCSHGKQNSEASYKLMRDALYKAGRPIVFSICEWGTTKPWLWAGDIGHLWRTTEDIQDCWDCVNDWGGLGWVLILDKQAGLESYSGPAHWNDPDMLEVGNGGMTIKEYKAHFSMWCMLAAPLMAGNDIRNMSGDIKSILTNKEVIALDQDALGKQAVKITDTGDYEIWVKELSEGELAVAFFNRGETPVNAKIHWGYFLRKFKMNNDKYILRDLWENKIVGDTKKVYKKKISSHDLVLIRLVKEAK